A genomic segment from Polyangium mundeleinium encodes:
- a CDS encoding response regulator transcription factor: MSSASTSTKPLTVVVAEDEPAMLSLVARHLRTLGFQVHDAADGETAWRLTQQHHPDLVMLDVMMPQMSGWEVAKLVKAPGAAGGTLANTPVLMLTGIGESMNAMTSPLFADGWLDKPFEFAKLDEKIRELLAKYGKDMPPRRALDDAELDEEPVEEAAPPPKPARVAKKATKKVAKKATQKPAKKAAAKKAGKAAAKATKATKAATKVAAPAKKAAAKKATKKATKKATKKVAGKAPAAKKAAKGKAKATAGRKSTAKKPRAAARRSS; the protein is encoded by the coding sequence ATGTCGTCCGCCAGCACCAGCACGAAGCCCCTCACCGTCGTCGTCGCCGAGGACGAGCCCGCCATGCTGAGCCTGGTGGCTCGCCATCTGAGGACCCTCGGCTTCCAGGTCCACGATGCCGCCGACGGCGAGACCGCTTGGCGCCTCACGCAGCAGCATCATCCCGATCTCGTGATGCTCGACGTGATGATGCCGCAGATGAGCGGCTGGGAGGTCGCGAAGCTCGTCAAGGCACCGGGCGCCGCGGGCGGAACGCTCGCGAACACGCCGGTCCTGATGCTCACGGGCATCGGCGAGAGCATGAACGCGATGACCTCGCCGCTCTTCGCCGACGGTTGGCTCGACAAGCCGTTCGAGTTCGCCAAGCTCGACGAGAAGATCCGCGAGCTGCTCGCGAAGTACGGCAAGGACATGCCGCCGCGCCGCGCGCTCGACGACGCCGAGCTCGACGAGGAGCCGGTCGAGGAAGCGGCGCCCCCTCCGAAGCCCGCGCGTGTCGCGAAGAAGGCCACGAAGAAGGTCGCGAAGAAGGCCACGCAGAAGCCGGCGAAGAAGGCTGCTGCGAAGAAGGCTGGCAAGGCCGCGGCGAAGGCCACCAAGGCCACCAAGGCGGCCACGAAGGTCGCAGCGCCTGCGAAGAAGGCGGCCGCGAAGAAGGCCACGAAGAAGGCCACGAAGAAGGCCACGAAGAAGGTGGCGGGCAAGGCGCCGGCCGCGAAGAAGGCGGCGAAGGGGAAGGCGAAGGCGACGGCGGGGCGCAAGTCGACGGCGAAGAAGCCGCGCGCGGCCGCGCGTCGATCGAGCTGA
- a CDS encoding glutamate--cysteine ligase: MAEASLSNQAEIIRGIDDLLIPFHAAMKPRDRYRIGAEAEKFGVDTTTGAPLPYEGPRSVLTVLEALVERHGWKIDRESPTGPIIALERAGASVTLEPGGQLELSGAAFDNIHQICLEMSGHLAELRDISGELNLSWLGVGFHPLARQDELPWVPKSRYGIMRRYLPTRGTGGLDMMRRTATVQANFDYSSEEGAMRALRVSLRLSPVTTAMFANSPFVEGGLWGGKSRRALTWLSVDPARQGLLENVLERGKRFVDYVEWALDAPMFLIKRGDAILENTGQSFRSFLKHGFRDHRATSTDWQTHLNTLFPEVRLKRTIEVRGADSQSAALTCALPALWTGILYDDRALDEAEALTESFTYAELEALRPAIAEKALGATFRGERLAALAERVLVIAEGGLARRARMRNGKDERVHLARLGSLVEKGQCPADALVEGLEAGSDLRREILVRARI, from the coding sequence ATGGCCGAAGCGAGCCTTTCGAATCAGGCGGAGATCATCCGCGGCATCGATGACCTTCTGATCCCCTTCCACGCGGCGATGAAGCCGCGCGATCGCTACCGCATCGGCGCGGAAGCCGAGAAGTTCGGCGTCGACACGACGACCGGGGCGCCGCTCCCTTACGAGGGCCCGCGCAGCGTCCTCACGGTGCTCGAAGCGCTCGTCGAGCGACACGGCTGGAAGATCGATCGCGAATCGCCCACGGGCCCGATCATCGCCCTCGAACGCGCGGGCGCCTCCGTGACCTTGGAGCCGGGCGGCCAGCTCGAGCTCTCCGGCGCCGCGTTCGACAACATCCACCAGATCTGCCTGGAGATGAGCGGTCATCTCGCGGAGCTGCGCGACATCTCGGGCGAGCTCAACCTGAGCTGGCTCGGCGTCGGGTTTCATCCGCTCGCGCGGCAGGACGAGCTGCCGTGGGTGCCGAAGTCTCGGTACGGCATCATGCGCCGTTACCTGCCGACGCGCGGCACGGGCGGCCTCGACATGATGCGCCGTACGGCCACGGTGCAGGCGAACTTCGACTACTCCAGCGAGGAGGGCGCCATGCGCGCGCTCCGCGTCTCGCTCCGGCTCTCGCCCGTCACCACGGCGATGTTCGCGAACTCCCCGTTCGTCGAGGGCGGCCTCTGGGGCGGCAAGAGCCGGCGTGCGCTCACGTGGCTCAGCGTGGATCCCGCGCGGCAGGGGTTGCTCGAGAACGTGCTCGAGCGTGGCAAGCGCTTCGTCGATTATGTCGAGTGGGCGCTCGACGCGCCGATGTTCCTCATCAAGCGCGGCGACGCCATCCTCGAGAACACGGGCCAGTCCTTCCGCAGCTTCTTGAAGCACGGCTTCCGGGATCACCGCGCGACCTCGACCGACTGGCAGACGCACCTGAACACGCTCTTCCCCGAAGTGCGGCTCAAGCGCACGATCGAGGTCCGCGGCGCGGACTCGCAGTCGGCCGCGCTCACGTGTGCGCTGCCGGCGCTCTGGACGGGCATCCTCTACGATGATCGGGCCCTCGACGAAGCCGAGGCGCTCACCGAGAGTTTTACGTATGCCGAGCTCGAAGCGCTCCGTCCGGCGATCGCCGAGAAGGCGCTCGGGGCCACGTTCCGCGGCGAGCGGCTCGCGGCGCTCGCGGAGCGCGTGCTCGTGATCGCCGAGGGCGGGCTCGCGCGGCGCGCGCGGATGCGCAACGGCAAGGACGAGCGCGTGCACCTCGCGCGTCTCGGCAGCCTCGTCGAGAAGGGCCAGTGTCCGGCCGACGCGCTCGTCGAGGGCCTCGAAGCCGGCTCGGATTTGCGCCGCGAGATCCTCGTGCGGGCTCGCATCTAG
- a CDS encoding AAA family ATPase → MAEKNKDLARAEVADFQKSIGGLREEVGKVIVGNREVVDGVLSCMLAGSHALLEGVPGLGKTMLVRTMAQALELQFSRIQFTPDMMPADILGTTMIDEGAGGQRSLSFRKGPIFANIVLADEINRATPKTQSALLEAMQEHRVTVSKQSYTLEEPFFVLATQNPLESEGTYPLPEAQLDRFFFKLHVTFPGREELHGILDRTTGTDAPEAKPVLDKKRLLAMQKLVREVPVARHVQDYAVRLLQATHPEGKSLDLVKRFVKFGSSPRGAQALLLAAKIRALFEGRFAASVDDVKAVCLPALRHRVLLNFEGEAEGVKTDDVLLAIMKQLPDTAE, encoded by the coding sequence ATGGCCGAGAAAAACAAGGATCTCGCGCGCGCCGAGGTCGCCGATTTTCAGAAGAGCATCGGCGGGCTGCGTGAGGAGGTGGGGAAGGTCATCGTCGGCAACCGCGAGGTCGTCGACGGCGTGCTCTCGTGCATGCTGGCCGGCTCCCACGCGCTGCTCGAAGGCGTGCCGGGCCTCGGCAAGACGATGCTCGTCCGGACGATGGCGCAGGCGCTGGAGCTCCAGTTCTCGCGCATCCAGTTCACGCCCGACATGATGCCGGCCGACATCCTCGGGACGACGATGATCGACGAGGGCGCGGGTGGGCAGCGCTCGCTCTCGTTCCGCAAGGGCCCGATCTTCGCGAACATCGTGCTCGCCGACGAGATCAACCGCGCCACGCCGAAGACACAGAGCGCGCTGCTCGAAGCGATGCAGGAGCACCGCGTCACGGTCTCGAAGCAGAGCTACACGCTCGAAGAGCCGTTCTTCGTCCTCGCCACGCAGAACCCGCTGGAGAGCGAGGGCACGTATCCGCTCCCCGAGGCGCAGCTCGATCGTTTCTTCTTCAAGCTCCACGTGACGTTCCCGGGCCGCGAAGAGCTGCACGGGATCCTCGATCGCACGACGGGCACGGACGCGCCCGAGGCGAAGCCGGTGCTCGACAAGAAGCGGCTGCTCGCGATGCAGAAGCTCGTGCGCGAGGTGCCGGTGGCGCGGCACGTCCAGGACTACGCGGTGCGCTTGCTCCAGGCCACGCATCCGGAGGGCAAGTCGCTCGACCTCGTGAAGCGCTTCGTCAAGTTCGGCTCATCGCCGCGCGGCGCGCAGGCGCTCCTGCTCGCCGCGAAGATCCGCGCGCTCTTCGAGGGGCGGTTCGCGGCGTCGGTCGACGACGTGAAGGCCGTGTGTTTGCCGGCGCTCCGGCACCGCGTGCTCCTCAACTTCGAGGGCGAGGCCGAGGGCGTGAAGACCGACGACGTCCTCCTCGCGATCATGAAGCAGCTCCCCGACACCGCCGAGTAG
- a CDS encoding vWA domain-containing protein: MHFVGVPLATLLQIGALAGSVVVVFYILKLRRRPVAVPFEKLWERILRDKEATSLFSQLKRFLSLLLQLALLALLLLALGDPRPAANILEGRNIIVLVDASASMKATDVAPSRIDAAKEEVKRMVRGLSGSDRMLVAQMDAAVTPLSTMTSEIPDLEAAVASIKATDASADFARGLRFGADTLRGLSSPEIIVVSDGALGPAVDAAGPVELGDVRISFLPIGSRATNVAITGFSVRRYPLDKSRYEVMLEVTNTNDEPVDVELSLFGDGQLTDLSQIRLGPKERLPRFYPNLSGASKTLEAKIAYANGSRDDLPADDHAFALLPERRRSRVQVVTSGNMFLEAALLLDEYLEVTTIDPSRYPAKGNFDVTIFDGVTPNVAAGSGSLLYLNPSGENVPFEVGKPVEDTDPNYRLGFDELDEKHPILRYTVLSDVNIGRARPLKGEKEDKVIGKSYKGPILIAGTRAGVKFVALGFDVRESDFPLRISWPLFLLNTINEFVEEDVQYISSFRTGTVWQIPASSAADTATLELPDGTKRSVPVKDGRAIFLGQQAGFYKLSTGPDETTTFAANLVDPAESVITPATELVVGGRAAGPVGEFKVGVRREIWIYLLAAVLLVTAIEWLTYHRRVTV, translated from the coding sequence ATGCATTTCGTCGGCGTCCCGCTCGCGACCCTGCTCCAGATCGGCGCCCTCGCCGGCAGCGTGGTCGTCGTCTTCTACATCCTGAAGCTGCGTCGGCGCCCCGTCGCCGTTCCCTTCGAGAAGCTCTGGGAGCGCATCCTGCGCGATAAGGAGGCCACGAGCCTCTTCTCGCAGTTGAAGCGCTTCCTCTCGCTCCTCCTGCAGCTCGCGCTCCTCGCGCTGCTCCTGCTCGCGCTCGGCGATCCGCGGCCCGCGGCGAACATCCTCGAAGGCCGCAACATCATCGTGCTCGTCGACGCGAGCGCGAGCATGAAGGCCACGGACGTCGCGCCGTCGCGCATCGACGCCGCGAAGGAAGAGGTCAAGCGCATGGTCCGCGGCCTCTCGGGCAGCGATCGCATGCTCGTCGCGCAGATGGATGCGGCCGTGACGCCGCTCTCCACGATGACGAGCGAGATCCCCGACCTCGAAGCGGCCGTCGCATCGATCAAGGCGACCGACGCGAGCGCCGATTTTGCGCGTGGCCTGCGCTTCGGGGCCGACACGCTGCGTGGCCTTTCGTCGCCGGAGATCATCGTCGTGTCGGACGGCGCGCTCGGCCCTGCGGTCGATGCGGCCGGACCCGTGGAGCTCGGCGATGTGCGGATCTCGTTCCTGCCCATCGGATCCCGCGCGACGAACGTGGCGATCACGGGCTTCTCCGTGCGGCGGTACCCGCTCGACAAGAGCCGCTACGAGGTGATGCTCGAGGTCACGAACACGAACGACGAGCCGGTCGACGTCGAGCTCTCGCTCTTCGGCGACGGGCAGCTCACGGACCTCTCGCAGATCCGGCTCGGGCCCAAGGAGCGGCTGCCGCGCTTCTATCCGAACCTCTCGGGCGCGTCGAAGACGCTCGAAGCGAAGATCGCCTACGCGAACGGCAGCCGCGACGATCTGCCCGCCGACGATCACGCCTTCGCGCTCTTGCCCGAGCGCAGGCGGTCCCGCGTGCAGGTCGTGACTTCGGGCAACATGTTCCTCGAAGCCGCGCTCCTGCTCGACGAGTACCTCGAAGTCACGACGATCGATCCTTCGCGGTACCCGGCCAAGGGCAACTTCGATGTGACCATCTTCGATGGCGTGACGCCGAACGTCGCGGCTGGCAGCGGCAGCCTGCTCTACCTCAACCCCTCGGGCGAGAACGTGCCGTTCGAGGTGGGCAAGCCCGTCGAAGATACGGATCCGAACTATCGGCTCGGCTTCGACGAGCTCGACGAGAAACACCCGATCCTCCGCTACACGGTCCTCTCGGACGTCAACATCGGGCGCGCGCGTCCGCTGAAAGGCGAGAAGGAGGACAAGGTGATCGGCAAGAGCTACAAGGGGCCGATCCTGATCGCCGGCACCCGCGCGGGCGTGAAATTCGTCGCGCTCGGCTTCGACGTCCGCGAGAGCGATTTCCCGCTGCGGATCTCCTGGCCGCTCTTCCTGCTCAACACGATCAACGAGTTCGTCGAGGAGGACGTCCAGTACATCTCCTCCTTCCGCACGGGCACGGTCTGGCAGATCCCGGCCTCGTCCGCGGCGGATACCGCGACGCTCGAGTTGCCCGATGGAACGAAGCGCAGCGTGCCCGTGAAGGACGGCCGCGCGATCTTCCTCGGCCAGCAAGCGGGCTTCTACAAGCTGTCCACGGGTCCGGACGAGACCACGACCTTCGCGGCGAACCTCGTCGATCCGGCCGAGAGCGTGATCACGCCGGCGACGGAGCTCGTCGTCGGCGGGCGCGCGGCGGGCCCCGTCGGTGAGTTCAAGGTCGGCGTACGACGCGAGATCTGGATCTACTTGCTCGCCGCGGTGCTCCTGGTCACCGCGATCGAGTGGCTCACGTACCATCGGAGGGTGACGGTGTGA
- a CDS encoding homocysteine S-methyltransferase family protein: protein MSSLDALLTRLEAGRPLVLGGDPVSSFAARGVETSGAAPLGRAVRENPGAVSEHYRQEIAAGSDVIVAVTDETMPRALAQIGMAFRSAALTGAAVDLAIEAVGTAHRPVVVAGLLGARWIAPALPERITEEYAMHATRLSTSGCELIIARGFSPEAFRHGTQLARMARLSAIVSACATQLPTWALLETSDGERVVDGDSLEEGTRSAVEAGVHAVLVDVPSESAAKAALEIVLRAGAPRVGVLLAASPECQHGVPDTTTSVEAWAAACKRLVDAGARFVGGGAGTTAKHVAVLARVLGPKGSGSERSPMWPQAV from the coding sequence GTGAGCTCTCTCGATGCCCTCCTGACCCGCCTCGAAGCGGGGCGCCCGCTCGTCCTGGGTGGCGATCCGGTGTCGTCCTTCGCGGCGAGGGGCGTGGAGACCTCCGGCGCGGCGCCCCTCGGGCGCGCCGTGCGCGAGAACCCCGGCGCCGTCTCCGAGCACTACCGCCAGGAGATCGCCGCGGGATCGGACGTGATCGTGGCCGTCACGGACGAGACGATGCCGCGGGCGCTCGCGCAGATAGGGATGGCGTTCCGCTCGGCCGCGCTCACGGGCGCGGCGGTCGACCTTGCGATCGAGGCGGTGGGCACCGCGCATCGGCCGGTCGTGGTGGCGGGCCTGCTCGGCGCGCGCTGGATCGCGCCGGCGCTGCCGGAGCGGATCACCGAAGAGTACGCGATGCACGCGACGCGCCTGTCGACGTCGGGGTGCGAGCTCATCATCGCGCGAGGTTTCTCGCCGGAGGCGTTCCGGCATGGCACGCAGCTCGCGCGTATGGCGCGGCTCTCGGCCATCGTGAGCGCGTGTGCGACGCAGCTCCCGACGTGGGCGCTGCTCGAGACGTCGGACGGCGAGCGTGTCGTCGATGGGGATTCGTTGGAAGAGGGGACACGCTCCGCAGTCGAGGCGGGCGTGCATGCCGTGCTCGTCGACGTACCGAGCGAGAGCGCGGCCAAGGCTGCGCTGGAGATCGTGCTGCGCGCGGGGGCTCCACGCGTCGGGGTTCTGCTCGCGGCGAGCCCCGAGTGCCAACATGGCGTACCAGACACCACGACATCGGTGGAAGCGTGGGCCGCGGCGTGCAAACGTCTGGTGGACGCAGGGGCGAGGTTCGTCGGCGGTGGTGCTGGGACCACGGCAAAACACGTCGCAGTCCTCGCGCGTGTGCTTGGTCCGAAGGGCTCCGGCTCGGAGCGCTCCCCGATGTGGCCGCAGGCCGTCTAG
- a CDS encoding NAD-dependent epimerase/dehydratase family protein translates to MTTQDLAAVSGATGFIGSAVVRKLLEEGRKVRALVEPGANPKNLEGLPADRVERVEVDVCDAKGMRKALEGACAFYHLAAIYKVWMPDPTPIHRVNIEGTLTSLLAARDVGVRRVIYTSSIAAVGLKDDASPADESTPWNLWNIANDYIASKYQAERVVMRLAEAGFPVVIVNPAFPFGPRDIGPTPTGGIILSFLRGKMPGVGKGGFCAVDVDDVAAAHVAAETRGRFGERYILGNHNVSFRAFLELVADVAGKKAPRLPIPSGLARAMAFGLESWSDHVSHAPPLATYKSVRYMQEYAYFNGEKARRELGMPCTPLRTSVEHAIEYFRTNGMV, encoded by the coding sequence ATGACCACGCAGGACCTCGCCGCCGTGAGCGGCGCCACGGGATTCATCGGCTCGGCCGTCGTGCGCAAGCTGCTCGAAGAGGGCCGCAAGGTGCGCGCGCTGGTCGAGCCAGGCGCCAATCCGAAGAACCTCGAAGGTTTGCCCGCGGATCGTGTCGAGCGCGTCGAGGTCGACGTCTGTGACGCGAAGGGGATGCGCAAGGCGCTCGAAGGCGCGTGCGCGTTTTACCACCTCGCGGCCATCTACAAGGTGTGGATGCCCGATCCGACGCCGATCCACCGCGTCAACATCGAGGGCACGTTGACCTCGCTCCTCGCGGCCCGCGACGTCGGCGTTCGCCGCGTGATCTACACGTCCTCGATCGCGGCCGTCGGCTTGAAGGACGACGCGAGCCCCGCCGACGAGTCGACGCCGTGGAACCTCTGGAACATCGCGAACGACTACATCGCCTCGAAGTACCAGGCCGAGCGGGTCGTCATGCGCCTCGCGGAGGCGGGTTTTCCCGTGGTGATCGTGAACCCCGCGTTCCCCTTCGGCCCGCGTGACATCGGGCCCACGCCGACGGGCGGGATCATCCTCTCGTTCCTCCGCGGGAAGATGCCCGGCGTGGGGAAAGGCGGGTTCTGCGCGGTCGACGTGGACGATGTCGCGGCGGCGCACGTCGCGGCCGAGACCCGCGGGCGTTTCGGCGAGCGGTACATCCTGGGAAACCACAACGTCTCGTTTCGCGCGTTCCTCGAGCTCGTGGCCGACGTCGCGGGGAAGAAGGCGCCGCGGCTGCCGATCCCCTCGGGCCTGGCGCGAGCCATGGCCTTCGGCCTCGAGTCCTGGTCCGATCACGTGAGCCACGCGCCGCCGCTCGCGACGTACAAGAGCGTCCGCTACATGCAGGAGTACGCCTACTTCAACGGCGAGAAGGCCCGGCGCGAGCTCGGCATGCCTTGCACGCCGCTCCGGACCTCGGTCGAACACGCGATCGAGTATTTCCGGACGAACGGGATGGTCTAA
- a CDS encoding VWA domain-containing protein, translating to MNKRLRVIAWVSTCLALAGLLFWAYRRFVLLHPDPTLTWVRGGITYELLNPKMLGAVLLAPWFVAVLSQSLADLPWPQRVLSVLLRISFVALLALGLSRLARTATTEKVCTVYLVDVSDSVTDEALDDARAAVQRAWAEKPKDGIVKLVTFAKRPRVVEAPEAEGEENAKPPPITRHESADKAQSESLGAGSNLQAALQLAYGLYPQGYLKRAVLLTDGVQTEGDLLAESNRAKEFGIKLFTIPYRRPAPPEVAVRELKMPERVKVGETFAIHADIYATRATKARARLYQGEALNGLEGIKELDLKAGPNDIIFKSVVRIAGQVTYAFEVDEIPADKFKENNKFSTTIDVPGRPAVLYIEGTPQHAGPLSSALTAQQLDVDVRPPAGFPASIKEIERFDFVILSDTPKDAVSLQAQELIETYVRDLGGGFLFAGGEAGYGLGGWYHSTIERILPVRMDNERKKEMPSVAMVLVIDRSGSMTGLPLEMAKAAAKATAGVLSSDDLIEVIAFDSAPTRYVKMQPARNRSRIQGDIARIQPGGGTEIFPALDAAYQDLTVTQARKKHVVLLTDGKASSSGIRDLVSAMIAESITVTTVGLGGDVDEQLLKMIADVGGGRYHAVGDANNLPRVFTKETEMIARAAAVEEWFPVTQVGDAAFLRGIDVRTAPNLHGYVSTKMKPPPAVELLQSDTQEPILARWRVGLGWTLAWTSDVKSRWAVEWLRWPGFERFWGQLVHEHMRQKHRRELDMKADVVGGRLRASVDAFGADERFENNLTSKLSIIVPGGETKVVDFRQTAPGRYEVDEPLDKYGSFLLRAEHMREAEGGAMKQVAVSFGHVSNPYPKEYASFEADLPTLEKAALATGAAVDPASVQAIFDPAGEKVTYHEELWTRFVYAAIVVFLLDLFVRRVRLFDRKFLPKRGARPSGQAASARGA from the coding sequence GTGAACAAGCGCCTCCGGGTCATCGCTTGGGTCTCGACCTGCCTCGCGCTCGCAGGGCTCCTCTTTTGGGCCTATCGGCGCTTCGTCCTCTTGCACCCCGATCCCACGCTGACGTGGGTGCGTGGCGGGATCACCTACGAGCTGCTCAACCCGAAGATGCTCGGGGCGGTCCTGCTCGCGCCGTGGTTCGTCGCCGTCCTCTCGCAGTCGCTCGCCGATCTGCCGTGGCCGCAGCGCGTGCTCTCGGTGCTGCTGCGCATCTCGTTCGTCGCGCTCCTCGCGCTCGGCCTCTCGCGCCTCGCGCGTACAGCCACGACCGAGAAGGTCTGCACGGTCTACCTCGTCGACGTCTCGGACTCCGTCACGGACGAGGCGCTCGACGACGCGCGCGCGGCCGTGCAGCGGGCCTGGGCCGAGAAGCCTAAAGACGGGATCGTCAAGCTCGTCACGTTCGCCAAGCGGCCACGCGTCGTGGAGGCGCCCGAGGCCGAGGGCGAGGAGAACGCGAAGCCTCCGCCGATCACGCGGCACGAGAGTGCGGACAAGGCGCAGTCGGAGTCGCTCGGCGCGGGCTCGAACCTGCAGGCGGCGCTCCAGCTCGCGTACGGCCTGTATCCGCAGGGCTACCTCAAGCGCGCCGTGCTCCTCACGGACGGCGTGCAGACCGAGGGCGATCTGCTCGCCGAGTCGAACCGCGCCAAGGAGTTCGGGATCAAGCTCTTCACAATCCCGTATCGAAGGCCCGCGCCGCCCGAGGTGGCCGTGCGCGAGCTCAAGATGCCGGAGCGCGTGAAGGTCGGCGAGACGTTCGCGATCCACGCCGACATCTACGCGACGCGGGCAACGAAGGCGCGCGCGCGGCTCTACCAGGGCGAGGCGCTGAACGGGCTCGAAGGCATCAAGGAGCTCGATCTCAAGGCCGGCCCGAACGACATCATCTTCAAGAGCGTCGTGCGTATCGCGGGCCAGGTGACGTACGCGTTCGAGGTCGACGAGATCCCGGCCGACAAGTTCAAGGAGAACAACAAGTTCTCCACGACGATCGACGTCCCCGGGCGCCCGGCGGTGCTCTACATCGAGGGCACGCCGCAGCACGCGGGGCCGCTGTCGAGCGCGCTCACGGCGCAGCAGCTCGACGTCGACGTGCGCCCGCCCGCAGGCTTTCCGGCCTCGATCAAGGAGATCGAGCGCTTCGACTTCGTGATCCTGAGCGATACGCCGAAGGACGCCGTGTCGCTGCAGGCGCAGGAGCTCATCGAGACGTACGTCCGTGATCTCGGCGGCGGCTTCCTCTTCGCAGGCGGCGAGGCGGGCTACGGCCTCGGCGGCTGGTACCACTCGACGATCGAGCGGATCTTGCCCGTCCGCATGGACAACGAGCGCAAGAAGGAGATGCCGAGCGTCGCGATGGTCCTCGTCATCGACCGCTCGGGCTCGATGACCGGCCTGCCGCTGGAGATGGCGAAGGCCGCGGCGAAGGCCACGGCGGGCGTGCTCTCGTCCGATGATCTGATCGAGGTGATCGCCTTCGACTCGGCGCCGACGCGGTACGTGAAGATGCAGCCGGCGCGGAACCGCTCGCGCATTCAGGGCGACATCGCGCGCATCCAGCCGGGCGGCGGCACGGAGATCTTCCCGGCGCTCGACGCGGCCTACCAGGACCTCACGGTCACGCAGGCCCGCAAGAAGCACGTCGTCTTGTTGACGGACGGCAAGGCGTCGAGCTCGGGCATCCGAGATCTCGTCTCGGCCATGATCGCCGAGTCGATCACGGTGACGACCGTCGGCCTCGGCGGCGACGTGGACGAGCAGCTCCTCAAGATGATCGCCGACGTCGGCGGCGGCCGGTATCACGCCGTCGGCGACGCGAACAACCTGCCGCGCGTCTTCACGAAGGAGACGGAGATGATCGCGCGCGCCGCCGCGGTCGAGGAGTGGTTCCCCGTCACGCAGGTCGGCGACGCGGCCTTCCTGCGCGGCATCGACGTGCGCACCGCGCCGAACCTGCACGGATACGTCTCGACGAAGATGAAGCCGCCGCCCGCGGTGGAGCTGCTCCAGAGCGACACGCAGGAGCCCATCCTCGCGCGCTGGCGTGTGGGCCTCGGGTGGACGCTCGCGTGGACGAGCGACGTGAAGTCACGCTGGGCGGTCGAGTGGCTCCGGTGGCCGGGCTTCGAGCGCTTCTGGGGCCAGCTCGTGCACGAGCACATGCGGCAGAAGCACCGGCGCGAGCTCGATATGAAGGCCGATGTCGTGGGCGGGCGGCTTCGTGCCTCCGTCGACGCCTTCGGGGCGGACGAGCGCTTCGAGAACAACCTGACCTCCAAGCTCTCGATCATCGTGCCTGGCGGCGAGACGAAGGTCGTCGACTTCCGGCAGACGGCGCCCGGTCGGTACGAGGTCGACGAGCCGCTCGACAAGTACGGCTCCTTCCTGCTGCGAGCCGAGCACATGCGCGAGGCCGAGGGCGGGGCGATGAAGCAAGTCGCCGTGAGCTTCGGCCACGTGTCGAACCCGTATCCGAAGGAGTATGCGAGCTTCGAGGCCGATCTCCCGACGCTCGAGAAGGCAGCCCTCGCCACGGGCGCGGCCGTCGATCCGGCCTCCGTGCAGGCGATCTTCGATCCGGCCGGGGAGAAGGTGACGTACCACGAGGAGCTGTGGACGCGCTTCGTGTACGCGGCCATCGTGGTTTTCCTCCTCGACCTCTTCGTCCGTCGCGTTCGCCTGTTCGATCGCAAGTTCCTGCCGAAGCGCGGGGCGCGCCCGTCCGGGCAAGCGGCCTCTGCGCGGGGGGCTTGA
- a CDS encoding DUF58 domain-containing protein: MGVLEFLGLRPDKPSLRRGAAGEDDIFDDEFQRKLEYLAMVSRRVFSGAMRAERRTKKTGSGIEFADHRDYAPGDDIRYLDWNAYQKFDRLLIRLYEEEEDLAIYFILDTSSSMGFGEGEKLRQAKRLCAALAYVGLANLDRIAIVAATDEVSGRMPTTRGKARIFRIFRFLNGVKAEGPTDLGAAMKTFVAQHKRRGLAVLLTDLYDPEGFERGINVLRFNRFEPYVIHLVDRHDARPDIKGDVRVYDCETGQEREVTVTAKVLEKYQQAYEGYLDEVQRFCTTRQVSYFRADVDVSFDELILRVFRRGGFLR; the protein is encoded by the coding sequence ATGGGTGTGCTCGAGTTCCTGGGGCTCCGGCCCGACAAGCCGTCCTTGCGCCGCGGCGCGGCGGGCGAAGACGACATCTTCGACGACGAGTTCCAGCGCAAGCTCGAGTACCTCGCGATGGTGAGCCGCCGCGTGTTCTCGGGTGCGATGCGCGCCGAGCGCCGGACGAAGAAGACGGGCTCGGGCATCGAGTTCGCCGATCACCGCGACTACGCGCCCGGCGACGACATCCGTTACCTCGACTGGAACGCCTACCAGAAGTTCGATCGACTCCTCATCCGTCTCTACGAGGAGGAAGAGGATCTCGCGATCTACTTCATCCTCGACACGTCCTCGTCGATGGGCTTCGGGGAGGGCGAGAAGCTCCGTCAGGCGAAGCGCCTCTGCGCGGCGCTCGCGTACGTGGGGCTGGCGAACCTCGATCGGATCGCGATCGTCGCCGCCACCGACGAGGTCAGCGGGCGGATGCCGACGACGCGCGGAAAGGCGCGCATCTTTCGCATCTTCCGCTTCCTCAACGGTGTGAAGGCCGAGGGCCCGACGGACCTCGGCGCGGCGATGAAGACGTTCGTCGCGCAGCACAAGCGCCGCGGCCTCGCCGTATTGCTCACCGATCTCTACGATCCGGAGGGCTTCGAGCGCGGGATCAACGTGCTGCGGTTCAACCGCTTCGAGCCCTACGTGATCCACCTCGTCGATCGGCACGATGCGCGGCCCGACATCAAGGGTGACGTGCGCGTCTACGACTGCGAAACGGGCCAGGAGCGCGAGGTTACGGTCACGGCCAAGGTGCTCGAAAAATACCAGCAGGCGTACGAAGGGTACCTGGACGAGGTGCAGCGGTTCTGCACGACACGCCAGGTGAGTTACTTCCGCGCCGACGTCGACGTGTCCTTCGACGAGCTCATCCTCCGCGTCTTCCGCCGCGGCGGCTTCCTCCGGTAG